In Stenotrophomonas sp. 169, one DNA window encodes the following:
- a CDS encoding NAD(P)/FAD-dependent oxidoreductase, whose translation MDSRMRIAVIGYGTAGQALAILLGRDDHHVDIFERAPAPGPVGAGFLLQPSGLQVLWRMGLLDAVRAHAAPVHRLHGDTPCGRAVMDMGYDGLDPRLHGLGMQRGALFQLLDQAREGTGALHAGTAITAVDSERGLLRDAQGRQHGPYDLVIAADGSASALRAQVGGTTLDRVYPWGALWCLLPAEDWPHVNELRQRYVAARKMIGLLPVGTRPGDDTPRLSFFWSLPCHDFARWEQDGLQPWLDELHALWPEAGPRFAHLQDAGQLARASYRDAVVHRWHTGRLVLAGDAAHSMSPQLGQGVNMALMDALVLRDALRVHGRGEAALQAYQAQRRAHVAVYQRWSRWLTPLFQSDRDAWAKARDVLLGPMGRMPGGRGHMLRVLSGTQQGWLGTLPLEAAFIDALERRPAASVDTPLPPDVNAALQ comes from the coding sequence ATGGACTCCCGCATGCGCATCGCCGTCATCGGCTACGGAACCGCCGGCCAGGCATTGGCCATCCTGCTGGGGCGTGACGACCATCACGTCGATATCTTCGAACGGGCACCCGCGCCGGGCCCGGTGGGCGCCGGGTTCCTGCTCCAGCCCAGTGGCCTGCAGGTGCTGTGGCGCATGGGGCTGCTGGATGCGGTGCGCGCGCACGCGGCCCCGGTGCACCGCCTGCACGGCGATACGCCCTGCGGGCGGGCGGTGATGGACATGGGCTACGACGGGCTGGATCCGCGCCTGCACGGGCTGGGCATGCAGCGCGGCGCGCTGTTCCAGCTGCTGGACCAGGCACGTGAAGGCACCGGTGCCCTGCACGCGGGCACCGCCATTACCGCGGTGGACAGCGAACGCGGCCTGCTGCGTGACGCGCAGGGGCGGCAGCATGGCCCCTATGATCTGGTCATCGCCGCCGACGGCTCCGCCTCGGCGCTGCGCGCGCAGGTGGGCGGCACCACCCTGGACCGGGTGTATCCCTGGGGCGCCCTGTGGTGCCTGCTGCCTGCCGAAGACTGGCCCCACGTGAATGAGCTCAGGCAGCGCTACGTCGCCGCGCGCAAGATGATCGGGCTGCTGCCGGTGGGCACCCGGCCCGGAGATGACACGCCGCGGCTGAGCTTCTTCTGGAGCCTGCCGTGCCACGACTTCGCGCGCTGGGAGCAGGACGGCCTGCAGCCGTGGCTGGATGAACTCCACGCGTTGTGGCCCGAAGCGGGGCCCCGCTTTGCCCACCTGCAGGACGCCGGCCAGCTTGCCCGCGCCAGTTACCGCGATGCCGTCGTGCACCGCTGGCACACGGGGCGGCTGGTGCTGGCCGGCGATGCAGCGCATTCGATGAGCCCGCAATTGGGGCAGGGGGTCAACATGGCCCTGATGGATGCGCTGGTGCTGCGTGACGCGCTGCGGGTGCACGGGCGCGGCGAGGCGGCGTTGCAGGCCTATCAGGCCCAGCGGCGTGCCCACGTGGCCGTGTACCAGCGCTGGAGCCGCTGGCTGACGCCGCTGTTCCAGTCTGATCGCGATGCCTGGGCAAAGGCGCGTGACGTCCTGCTGGGCCCGATGGGGCGCATGCCGGGAGGGCGCGGCCACATGCTGCGCGTGCTCAGCGGCACCCAGCAGGGGTGGCTGGGTACGTTGCCGTTGGAGGCCGCATTCATCGATGCGCTTGAACGGCGTCCTGCGGCGTCCGTGGACACGCCGCTGCCGCCTGATGTTAATGCCGCACTGCAATAA
- the pdeM gene encoding ligase-associated DNA damage response endonuclease PdeM yields the protein MDDDVRVHLGDEEAVLLGERALWLPQRGAVLIADLHLGKADIFRRAGIALPVGGTHSDLQRLQQLVERTDCNQLWILGDVLHGPVHRAPWHAQWLGWREQQPGLQVHVVRGNHDRALSKATLAVDVHERQAMLGPFVLRHEPEPAEDGTHVIAGHLHPQAALPGLPRRLPAFWLRGHMTVLPAFSAFTAGVVPRLQTGEQMAACGDGAVFLLPKRV from the coding sequence ATGGACGATGACGTACGCGTGCACCTGGGGGACGAAGAGGCGGTGCTGCTGGGCGAGCGTGCGCTGTGGCTTCCCCAGCGCGGCGCGGTGCTGATCGCCGACCTGCACCTGGGCAAGGCGGACATCTTCCGCCGCGCCGGCATTGCCTTGCCGGTGGGCGGCACCCACAGCGACCTGCAGCGTCTGCAGCAGTTGGTAGAGCGCACCGACTGCAATCAGCTTTGGATCCTGGGAGACGTGCTGCACGGCCCGGTGCATCGCGCCCCATGGCATGCGCAGTGGCTGGGCTGGCGCGAGCAGCAGCCCGGCCTGCAGGTCCATGTGGTGCGTGGCAATCACGATCGCGCCCTGTCCAAGGCGACGCTGGCGGTGGACGTGCATGAGCGCCAAGCGATGCTCGGGCCCTTCGTGCTGCGGCATGAGCCGGAACCGGCCGAGGACGGCACGCATGTGATTGCGGGCCACCTGCACCCGCAGGCTGCGCTGCCTGGCCTGCCGCGACGACTACCGGCATTCTGGCTGCGTGGACACATGACGGTGCTGCCGGCCTTCTCGGCCTTCACTGCCGGCGTGGTGCCGCGCCTGCAGACGGGCGAGCAGATGGCGGCCTGCGGGGATGGGGCGGTGTTTCTGCTGCCAAAGCGCGTTTAG
- a CDS encoding ligase-associated DNA damage response DEXH box helicase: protein MTRSEALARLTGFFSERGWRPLPFQRTMWRHYLGGASGLLHTPTGSGKTLAMFGGPLLQALLDPLPTPARRSAIRPLQVLWVTPLRALATDTARALQEPLKAIGLDWQVGLRSGDASSRDKRLAREGRLDVLVTTPESLALLLSYPDTLARMRQLRCIVVDEWHELLGSKRGVLLQLNLALLRDAAPAVQLWGLSATLGNLDQARAVLLPDRHDALSVEGARPRPVRVRSLLPEPGERFPWAGHLGLRQLPRVLQTVMAARSSLLFTNTRAQAELWHQALAAVWPEDLHTLALHHGSLDPALRQQVEDGLRGGTLRCVVATSSLDLGVDFPEVDQVLQLGSPKGVARLRQRAGRARHRPGASGEIVCIPSHALELAEYAAVRRALDDGVVEARRPLQLSLDVLAQHCISRALAGGFEADALLAQVRRTHAFAEVTDAHWQAVLEFIVQGGRALSQYPDFHKVVRDDDGQYRVHDRRQALRHRLSIGTISSDGSVRVQFMRGGGLGAVEEQFASRLRRGDRFQFAGRLLELVKLQDMTAYVRLARGGEGAVPRWQGGQLALSPSLGRELEAVLGGADDSPESQWLHPLLGLQERLSARPSPAHVLIEDVRRREGQFLFLYPFAGRHVHEALAALLALRCTRLQRNSIGYAVNDHGLVLAPALPQALDELQWRALLSADGLLDDLRAAVNLGELARRQFRGIARVAGLLVPSLPGGMPRSLRQLQASSGLLYDVLREHDPDHMLLQLAEHEVLHDSLDIDGLHATLQRLGARALCLRAPTSLTPLGFPLWAERLRGQLSNEDWRTRVLRASQQLEKRHGR from the coding sequence ATGACCCGAAGCGAGGCGCTGGCCCGTTTGACGGGATTCTTCAGCGAACGTGGATGGCGCCCGCTGCCGTTCCAGCGCACGATGTGGCGGCACTACCTGGGCGGTGCCTCCGGCCTGCTGCACACGCCCACCGGCAGCGGCAAGACGCTGGCGATGTTCGGCGGACCGCTGTTGCAGGCCCTGCTGGATCCATTGCCCACACCGGCCCGTCGCAGCGCCATACGGCCGTTGCAGGTGCTGTGGGTGACGCCCCTGCGCGCGCTGGCCACCGACACCGCACGCGCGCTCCAGGAGCCGCTGAAGGCCATCGGCCTCGACTGGCAGGTGGGCCTGCGCAGCGGCGACGCCAGCAGCCGTGACAAACGCCTGGCGCGCGAAGGACGGCTGGACGTGCTGGTGACCACGCCGGAATCGCTGGCGCTGTTGCTGAGCTACCCCGATACGCTGGCCCGCATGCGCCAGCTGCGCTGCATCGTCGTCGACGAATGGCACGAGCTGCTGGGCAGCAAACGCGGTGTGCTGCTGCAGCTCAACCTGGCACTGCTGCGCGATGCCGCTCCCGCGGTGCAGCTTTGGGGGCTGTCTGCCACCCTCGGCAACCTTGATCAGGCCCGTGCGGTGCTGCTGCCTGATCGTCACGATGCACTGAGCGTGGAAGGCGCGCGGCCGCGCCCGGTGCGCGTGCGCAGCCTGCTGCCCGAGCCCGGCGAACGCTTTCCCTGGGCCGGCCATCTCGGGCTGCGCCAGCTGCCGCGCGTGCTGCAGACGGTGATGGCTGCACGCAGCAGCCTGCTGTTCACCAACACCCGCGCGCAGGCCGAGCTGTGGCATCAGGCATTGGCCGCCGTGTGGCCGGAAGACCTGCACACCCTGGCCCTGCACCACGGCTCGCTGGACCCGGCCCTGCGCCAGCAGGTGGAAGATGGCCTGCGTGGCGGCACGCTGCGCTGCGTGGTGGCCACCTCCAGCCTTGACCTGGGCGTGGACTTTCCCGAAGTCGACCAGGTGCTGCAACTGGGCAGCCCGAAGGGCGTGGCGCGCTTGCGGCAACGCGCCGGTCGCGCCCGCCACCGCCCCGGCGCCAGTGGCGAGATCGTGTGCATTCCCAGCCACGCATTGGAGCTTGCCGAATATGCCGCCGTCCGCCGCGCGCTGGACGACGGCGTGGTGGAAGCGCGGCGGCCGTTGCAGTTGTCGCTGGACGTGCTGGCGCAACACTGCATCAGCCGCGCCCTGGCCGGCGGCTTCGAGGCCGACGCGCTGTTGGCGCAGGTGCGCCGCACCCATGCCTTCGCCGAGGTCACCGATGCACACTGGCAGGCCGTACTCGAGTTCATCGTGCAGGGCGGTCGCGCGTTGTCGCAGTACCCTGACTTCCACAAGGTGGTGCGCGACGACGATGGCCAGTACCGCGTGCATGACCGCCGCCAGGCGCTGCGCCATCGGCTGTCGATCGGCACCATCAGCAGTGACGGCAGCGTACGCGTGCAGTTCATGCGCGGCGGCGGGTTGGGCGCAGTGGAGGAACAGTTCGCCAGCCGCCTGCGCCGCGGCGACCGCTTCCAGTTCGCGGGCCGACTGCTGGAACTGGTGAAGCTGCAGGACATGACCGCCTACGTGCGCCTTGCCCGTGGCGGCGAGGGGGCGGTACCGCGCTGGCAGGGTGGCCAGTTGGCGCTGTCCCCATCGCTGGGGCGCGAACTGGAGGCCGTGCTCGGCGGCGCCGACGACAGCCCCGAGTCGCAGTGGCTGCACCCGCTGCTGGGCCTGCAGGAGCGGCTGTCGGCGCGTCCGTCGCCGGCCCATGTGCTGATCGAAGACGTGCGTCGGCGCGAGGGCCAGTTCCTGTTCCTGTATCCCTTTGCCGGCCGCCATGTGCACGAGGCCCTGGCGGCCCTGCTGGCATTGCGCTGCACGCGGCTGCAGCGCAACAGCATCGGCTACGCGGTGAACGACCATGGCCTGGTGCTGGCCCCGGCGCTGCCGCAGGCGCTCGACGAACTGCAGTGGCGCGCCCTGCTGTCCGCCGACGGCCTGCTGGATGACCTGCGCGCGGCGGTCAACCTGGGCGAACTGGCACGCCGCCAGTTCCGCGGCATTGCCCGCGTCGCCGGCCTGCTGGTACCCAGCCTGCCCGGTGGCATGCCGCGTTCGCTGCGCCAACTGCAGGCATCGTCAGGCCTGCTGTATGACGTACTGCGCGAGCACGATCCCGATCACATGCTGCTGCAGTTGGCCGAGCACGAAGTGCTGCATGACAGCCTGGACATCGACGGACTGCACGCGACGTTGCAGCGGCTGGGTGCACGGGCCCTGTGCCTGCGTGCGCCGACCTCACTCACGCCACTGGGCTTCCCGCTGTGGGCCGAGCGCCTGCGCGGCCAGCTGAGCAACGAAGACTGGCGCACGCGGGTGCTGCGTGCGTCGCAGCAACTGGAGAAGCGGCATGGACGATGA
- a CDS encoding ATP-dependent DNA ligase encodes MKAFAALYQRLDRSTATGDKRAALVDYFRSAPPHDAAWALYLLSGGKVGGARRKIAASGELRAWLVEATGLPAWLVEDSYEQVGDLAETLTLLIDEPAQAAADRSLVEWIEGHLLAVANRDESVRRAAVELGWQSLPAPQRLVFNKLLTGALRVGVSQRLVQQALAELSGLDIARIAQRMLGEWVPSPDLLGTLLTHEELPLDRQQPYPFYLASPLEAEAQTLGPVKDWVLEWKWDGIRLQLLRRKGEVALWSRGEERLDGRFPEIEQAAAALPDGCVIDGELLAWDADDDLPRAFTALQTRIQRRKPGPATLRSTPVRVLAYDLLEQDGEDLRGVPLQQRRERLAALLERLADPRIQLSPQVQADDWQQAATLREEARVRGVEGLMLKRRDSVYQAGRRRGDWWKWKVDPLTIDAVLLYAQAGHGRRSTLYTDYTFGVWHGEELVPVAKAYSGLDDKEILALDRWIRANTRERFGPVRSVRAEQVFELGFEAVNISKRHKSGIAVRFPRILRWRHDKPASEADQLAQLQALAR; translated from the coding sequence ATGAAGGCCTTCGCCGCGCTCTACCAGCGCCTTGACCGCAGCACCGCGACCGGCGACAAGCGCGCCGCGCTGGTCGACTACTTCCGTTCCGCCCCGCCACACGATGCGGCCTGGGCGCTGTACCTGCTCAGCGGCGGCAAGGTGGGCGGTGCACGCAGGAAGATCGCCGCCAGTGGCGAACTGCGCGCGTGGTTGGTCGAAGCCACTGGCCTGCCCGCCTGGCTGGTGGAGGACAGCTACGAACAGGTGGGTGATCTTGCCGAGACACTTACCCTGCTGATCGATGAGCCCGCGCAGGCCGCGGCGGACCGCTCGCTGGTGGAGTGGATCGAAGGCCACCTGCTCGCCGTGGCGAACAGGGATGAAAGCGTGCGCCGCGCGGCCGTCGAACTCGGCTGGCAGTCGCTGCCGGCACCGCAGCGACTGGTCTTCAACAAACTGCTGACCGGGGCGCTGCGGGTCGGTGTTTCGCAGCGCCTGGTGCAACAGGCCCTGGCGGAACTGTCGGGGCTGGATATCGCGCGCATCGCCCAGCGCATGCTGGGTGAGTGGGTGCCCTCACCGGATCTGCTGGGCACCCTGCTGACGCACGAAGAACTGCCCCTGGATCGGCAGCAACCCTATCCGTTCTACCTGGCCTCGCCGCTGGAAGCCGAGGCGCAGACGCTGGGCCCTGTGAAGGACTGGGTGCTGGAATGGAAATGGGATGGCATCCGCCTGCAGTTGCTGCGCCGCAAAGGCGAAGTCGCCCTGTGGTCGCGCGGCGAAGAACGGCTGGACGGGCGCTTCCCGGAGATAGAACAGGCCGCCGCCGCCCTGCCCGATGGCTGCGTGATCGACGGCGAACTGTTGGCGTGGGACGCCGACGACGACCTGCCGCGCGCCTTCACCGCCCTGCAGACCCGTATCCAGCGGCGCAAACCGGGGCCGGCCACCCTGCGCAGCACTCCCGTGCGGGTGCTGGCCTATGACCTGCTGGAACAGGACGGCGAAGACCTGCGCGGCGTGCCCCTGCAGCAGCGACGCGAGCGTCTGGCCGCGCTGCTGGAGCGCTTGGCCGACCCGCGCATCCAGCTGTCCCCGCAGGTGCAGGCCGACGACTGGCAGCAGGCGGCCACGCTGCGCGAAGAGGCCCGCGTGCGCGGCGTGGAAGGCCTGATGCTGAAACGGCGCGACTCGGTGTATCAGGCCGGGCGCCGACGCGGTGACTGGTGGAAATGGAAGGTCGACCCGCTGACCATCGATGCGGTGCTGCTGTATGCACAGGCCGGCCATGGCCGGCGCAGCACGCTGTACACCGATTACACCTTTGGCGTCTGGCACGGCGAAGAACTGGTACCGGTGGCCAAGGCCTACTCCGGCCTGGACGACAAGGAAATCCTCGCCCTCGACCGCTGGATACGGGCCAACACCCGCGAACGCTTCGGGCCAGTGCGCAGCGTCCGCGCCGAACAGGTGTTCGAACTGGGCTTTGAGGCAGTGAACATCAGCAAGCGGCACAAGTCCGGCATCGCCGTGCGCTTCCCGCGCATCCTGCGCTGGCGCCACGACAAGCCGGCCAGCGAAGCCGACCAGTTGGCACAGCTGCAGGCCCTCGCTCGATGA
- a CDS encoding ligase-associated DNA damage response exonuclease, which translates to MSRRDDLVVLRPEGLYCPAGDFHIDPWRPVPRAVITHGHGDHARGGMGEYFCSLSSAAILRWRLGDVRIHTHGWGVPFRMGAVEVSLHSAGHVLGSAQVRIDDGEQVWVASGDYKRQPDPTCDPFEVVPCDTFITEATFASPIYRWPDTTEVAADIVAWRRECGERGEAAILLCYSLGKAQRILGELLPLDDQPAWLHGAIDNGVQVYRQAGIPMLATEAVAEQGRQPDSAGRLVLAPPSAAGTPWVRRFGRHQLAFASGWMHLRGNRRRRNVDRGFVVSDHADWPALLQTIAQTGASRIIATHGNTDALIRYLRENGTAAEAFRTDYGSEE; encoded by the coding sequence ATGAGCAGACGCGACGATCTGGTGGTACTGCGGCCCGAAGGACTGTATTGCCCCGCTGGCGACTTCCACATCGACCCATGGCGGCCGGTGCCGCGCGCGGTGATTACCCACGGCCATGGCGACCACGCCCGGGGCGGCATGGGCGAGTACTTCTGCAGCCTGTCCAGCGCGGCGATCCTGCGCTGGCGACTGGGTGATGTCCGCATCCACACCCACGGCTGGGGCGTGCCCTTCCGAATGGGCGCGGTCGAGGTGTCGCTGCATTCGGCCGGCCACGTACTGGGCTCGGCCCAGGTGCGCATCGATGATGGCGAGCAGGTCTGGGTGGCCTCGGGCGACTACAAGCGGCAGCCCGATCCCACCTGCGACCCCTTCGAGGTCGTGCCCTGCGATACCTTCATCACCGAAGCGACCTTCGCCTCGCCGATCTACCGCTGGCCCGATACCACCGAGGTGGCCGCCGACATCGTGGCGTGGCGCCGCGAATGCGGTGAGCGCGGCGAGGCGGCGATCCTGCTCTGTTACTCGCTGGGCAAGGCGCAACGCATACTGGGCGAACTGCTGCCACTCGACGATCAGCCTGCCTGGTTGCACGGCGCCATCGACAACGGCGTGCAGGTCTATCGGCAGGCCGGCATCCCGATGCTGGCCACCGAAGCCGTCGCCGAACAGGGACGCCAGCCGGACTCCGCGGGTCGCTTGGTACTGGCACCGCCGTCGGCGGCCGGCACGCCGTGGGTGCGGCGTTTCGGTCGCCATCAACTGGCCTTTGCCTCCGGCTGGATGCACCTGCGTGGCAACCGGCGCCGCCGCAACGTCGACCGCGGCTTCGTGGTGTCCGACCACGCCGATTGGCCGGCGCTGCTGCAGACCATCGCGCAGACCGGCGCGTCGCGCATCATCGCCACCCATGGCAACACCGATGCGCTGATCCGCTACCTGCGCGAAAACGGCACCGCTGCCGAGGCCTTCCGTACCGATTACGGGAGCGAAGAATGA